The window CCATTCTGTCAACTTTTTGTGGAGTGAAAAGTACGGCCCTCCTATCTTCAGGGAAACTATGTCAAGAGCTGACATAGGAAAAGATATATTAGATTTGATAACAAAGATTGCCGAAGTCAGAGATTGTTGGCCGATAAATTTATACACATTCGTCAGCCCATGGAAGTATTGGTCCCTAATTGCATAAGAAACTACAGGCCGGATTGGATTTTAACAGTGGATGAGCAGTTGTTTCCGATGAAGAACAGATgtcctttcattgttttcatgcCAAAAAAACGGACTAATTTGGGATGAAGTTTTGAGTACTAGCTGAGATGAGCTCCAAAAAAGTTAGTAAAATCTTACCATACCTCGGCGCTCTGGAAAAAGATCAGCGAAATGGCAGACCTCTTGCCGAAGATGTTGTGATGAAACTTACTAGACACTTGGATAAAAATGGCGGATACAACATCACAACAGATAACTTTTTTACTAGTGTGCATCTTGCTGGTTTGCTAAACCAAAGAAATATGACAATTGTGGGAACGGTTCCACCTAACAGCAAAGGACTTCCAAAAGAGATAACCAAAGGGGAGGAAGAAAAGTTTTCTAGCAAGTTCTTCTACAATTTACCGAAAAACTGTATGCTTGTTAATTACCAatgcaaacaaaagaaaaatattaaccTTTTATCGACAATGCACAACAGCCCAAGCACTGatgcaacagaaaaaaagaaacctACGGTTATACAATTCTACAACCAAAACAAGGTAGGCGTGGACGTTTTCGACCAAATGGCAAGAAAATACACAACCCATGCAGCAAGTAGACTATGGCCTTTGGCTGTTTGAACAAACCTACTGGACATAGCAGCGCTAAATTCCTGGATTCAGTACAGAAAAAGTTCCGGTAGCAAAATCAGCCGACGAAGCTTCATACTTCAGCTTATGGAGAAGTTGAGTGATGCTTACATGGTGAAGCGGAAGCAAGTGGTCCAGAGAGAAGTGAACCCAGCACAGAAAAGACCATCTGGAAAGCTAAGGAAATGTGCGGGACAAGGTTGCAAAAATAATACAGTTAGTTTGCAGTCACTGCAGCAGGCCAATTTGCGGAGTGTGTGGTAACGTCAACTGGAAGCTTACAGAATGCAAAACTGCACGACGTAAATTGATCAACATGGGTCCTGCTGTAAACTCAAAAGACTTATCATATTGTGTGTAGGAATCATATCAACTTTATCTACAATAGTTTACACTTTGTTAAGATAGCTACCATCAGAAtagcatttgttttttttttaaatcgacataaatgttgttttttttcgtTCCTTACAAATTTGTGCAACGTCATAAAAGATTGACTTGCTGTAGCtatgttagtttttgtttcaactgaACAAGCAAAATACATCCTAGATTCATTACGGATGTATTTAGTTTTGAGATTTTCACTAAATTTAATCAAAGAGTACATTTTTAGAATGGTGTCGTTTTCGACACCACCGGCTGTTGgaggtaaacttgttttccggccgttctagtgttaagaACTACTGCGTTAACGGTGCACAAAATATCTCACTTCATATCACTGACAATTTATTCTGCAGAGCctgaaaagaaaattgatGACATCATAGCTGCTCATGTTGGGGTTTCCTCAGGTCAAAAGATTCAAAATAATTCTGATCAAAGTCAGTAAATGATCTGGTTTTTAGTCTTTCATGTGAACTTGGTTGAAAAGCCAATGActgtattttatgatttttttaacGCATCATGGTTGATTTTCATGAAGGTTATTGTTTGAAGTGATTTATGTTACTTAGAGCTAACAAAAGAATTGGATTCCATCAAGCAGTCTGTGATTGCCATGTATAGTTCGGTACATGATGGCGCAGATTTTGAAGAGAAATATCCTTTTTCTGatcaatatttaatttattatttcaatCTCTGCTCTGTTAATCCACGGTAACATTATAATAAATGAGATAGATATTGAACTGGAATTAGTGAATTAGAAAAATGGTTTCATGGCAGATGTGATTTTTTACCACTGAGTTTTTGTGATGAAAGTTACATTAACACAATTTTATtacaacaataataataaatgacAATAACTGCCATGTCTATCATTATGTATTATATTTGTAACATATCATAAACTACTTTGCTTTCTTGTCACGGGCTGCATAACTTGATCTGGCATGTAAAACCTTTGTGTAAAGTGATTGaagttttagaaaattttttcttaaccGAAATTCTTACTCCTGAAAATGATGTAGCTGCTAAACACCGAAATACTGTCGGTGAGTGATTTAAAATAGGTCGAGGAAAATTGTAACTTGTAGATTTATGACATTAGGCCTGTTGAAGCACTGTGCTTAGCTATCTTATTGTTATGATAGCTTTTTATTAACTATCTTAACATGTTATTAAAAATGATAATGTAGTTAGTTTTGGCCtgtctgaaatattttttcttttttctttagaTTCTGCGTTAaaggtttttcaaaatgataaTGCAGAAAAAATTACACAAGCTGAAAAGATGGAAAGACAGAAACGGAAAGAGGAATCggcaaagaaaaaagaacaaGACAGAGTAGTGTTCAGCTCCAATATTATTTTTGGTTCTTTGTGTTTCGTAACACATCCTAATATCACCTTGTACACGTTTGCAATTCCTTTGTTCAGTGTAgcaattttgttataaatttggtTTTTGTGGGTTGCAGGCAGATCGTGAGCTccaaaagattaaaaaaactgAACGAAAAGACAAGGAAAAGAAACGTACTCAGAAAAAAGAACGATCCAGATGATGACTGCtaataataaacaatagatctttttactttgttgttCTTATTTGTATGATTGTTAATGGTGCCTTTATAGTGCTGTGTAGCATTCTTTGTGCATGCATTAAATCTTTTGGCACTGTTGCTTGAAACCAATTGTCAGgatattaaatatttatgactGTGCGGTCatctttttactttatttCTCGCACCACACATTTTCGTAAGAAAgtgataaaatgtttttgaaatggaaacaatgttaatatttttataactttggtAATTGATGAAACGGAGACATACAGTCATTTAATGTAATCTCTTTCAATGGGCACTGTTATATCAACACTGCTTATATTGGTTGGTAATAGTGTAATAACAATACGCcctaaaagttaaaataatggAATGCACCACAgactttttttgactttttatttGATACCTTGTTCAATAACagtgataaaattaaaattgcctAATCTGTGAAACATCGCAATAAACAACAGAGGTGCAAGTGTCCCTAGTAAtaatttaaattcattttcCTGTAGGTCAGTAATATTTCAAGAGTAAAACATCAATATTCaaatgtttagaaaaataATAGGGGTTGGGTTTGAAGGAAAACATATGGGCGCTAACATCAGGGGCAGTGCAGTGAAAGGGCAAATTAGTTTTTCACTtggaaaagtgaaaaaaacaaGAACAACAACTAACTATTTGCAAGAACGGTGAATAAACTATAGGTTAAATaaggtaataataataactaaaaaaatgataattaaAATCGACTttaaaaagcaacaaacaacattAGTGCCTAACTACTAACACTCAATAATTAAATTGACTTATAATCCAGTGTTATGACATAATTTCTAAACAGACATCTTtagcaaaatctttttttgaaaaaagaatctagaaaggtcaaaatttaacagCTCATAATATTAAAGCTTTATATCTacaacataaatttaaaagCCTGTAAACGTTTacaacttataaaaatgtgGCTTCTTGATATATGCAAGAAGTCATGATACAGATTCTTAAGCTGGAAACCTTTACCTAATTCCTGGCAAAAGATTCTTCCTAAGCAGTTCTTTATGGAAGttcattgtttaaaataaatgaaattgtaAATTATTGTCTCAACTTCCATGCATGATGTGCTATTGGTTCTgctcaataaaaaaaatttatgacagTCGATGAGAATTATTCTTCATGGACTGAATCTTTTCGTTGCAATGTCACATGCATGGCCACCCACAGAGCAGTACGTGCTTTCTTTGTTGCAACTGTGAGTCGTTCAAGCGTGTTGGCCAACGTTACTGTCAGCGAATCTAACCGGTTGAAAAGTTAATATTCGTTATATCCACAGTTAAACTGCCACATTTTCATGATGGCTTATTATGTTAATTACTTCTAATAGCTGTTTTATTTACTATAGGAATCTTTGGCTTACACCAGGGGTCACCAAACTACGACTCGCTTAACTGTGCCACAAATGAGCTTATTGTATTGTAGCCTGTTGAAAAAAAGGGGAAATCCGGCCCGCGATCGCAGTTTTCATGCTTATCTGGccctttgtgaaaaaaatttggtGACACCTGGTTCACAATTACAGACTATCGGTACTTCATAGAATAAACTAATCACTGATTGGTTACCCATATCAGTGTCGTCCATAAGCAATGGACCAGATGGGACGTGCTGCCATGCATTGATTTCGTCTCTCCTCCGAGCCTCAGATTCTCGTATGTATCGATACTGGATCTCCATCGTGTTGGTGACGCTGGCAAGCATTGGACCTTCTAGGAGGTGCTCCATCCTGTCCAGCAGCGCCATCACCTGGACATTATtgactttaaatatttatttcaataataaCTTGTAGACATCAATGCAAAAGTTGGACAAAGCGTTCGTGCTGTAAAtgaaaacataacaaaaataattagaaattagTTGTAGGCTTGCGACCTACCCTACTGTGTTCACGATGCTGGTCCGATATCAGTTTGTCAACTTTTGATGGGTTAGGTGGTGGTTTAGGTAGTGGGGTGTTGTTTGAACTTGTCACTCTTCGTCCTGGAAAGCATCTCGCCAACTCTGCTTCAGTCTGCAAAAATTTACATAGACATCACATTGATGTCCGAGGTGCAGCAGTACAGGTGCATTATGGTGCTATGTTAAAAACCTTCTTGCGCTCCTTTTCCAGGCTTCTGTACTGATCGTAGCATTCCTCGAGGGCTATGTACAGCTTGTTTTGTGACTGGGTACGGGCAGGCTTGGACAGagatgaattgcacatgttaGGTGGATTCCCACCTGAGTAATTGTTACACTACATGTGCTATTATGTGTCAAGGGTTAAATAAACTACTGGAAGTATgtccaataaaatattattgccTACCAACTGCAATATTTATATGATTTTAACTTCTTGATCCGGTTATAACAAACCAGACAGGCGAAATAAACCAAAGTAACatcatattttatgaaaggTAATTATGACCCATAAAATGGACAAGTGCACAAAAATATAACGTAATcatcattattttaaaaagctatATTATGCCTACCGAGAGCCACAAAAGGCCACCCCCTTTCGCTCATATAAGGATTGAACATGGTCGTGTTCACCCTTGGTGGGAAGTTGTTTGCAGCGAATTCCATTGTTGGGGGTTTTGAGAAGCCTTGGTTGTCATTCATGGGGAATTGGGCTGGCTGAAACGAACTAAACTGGGGACAGGAAGCCGGGTATAATAGTTGGGGCATCATAGGTTGTTGAAAATAGGCAGCGGGTACAGCAGCTGGATTAAACATTGGGTTGTAGTTGGGCTGTGGCTGTGTGAGGTTAAACTGCTGCATGGTTGACAGAGGGGGTTGAGGCATAACACCATGATCCTTTCCTCGGAAGCTCCCCAGTGAAGCGGGGGCCGAAAGAAGTCCACGACCATCATCTTTCCTTCCCTGCATATCAAGCAAGAACTTTTTGTGAATTTAcgaaaatttacttttgtttttaaaggaTGTAAGACATATATCATAGCGTGTTACAAGTATTACAAATGATGTAATATTTATTACATGGTATCTAGTGTTACGACAAGCATATTAGTATGTAGCATTAAATATAATAATGCTGGAAATATAgtgaaaacgttttaactcAAAATCAATGCCTTGGTTACTTTGGTTACTACTCAAATGCCTTGGTTAGTACAGAAATATttagttaaacaaaatttccaGTTAAGAAGTCTCGAGATGTAAATAGCTGTTTAACAGATGTGAGCAGTAGGCGAAGTTACTTCAAGTTATCATGCAGTCGAGTTCATGGAgctttcattgttttttatgcGACTACTACCATGTTATAGAAAGTATTTTGTTCTCTATTATAGCAACTGACTTTGCATACCTGTTCTTTGTGCTTGGTTTGTTCTTGCATTTGTGAATTATTGTTGTTTCCCAGTCCTTTAAtgcaataaattaaaaaaaaacttggtaatccataaacattaaacataTTGCGctccaaaaatttatttcagtaaTAACCTCTACATAAAAACTTCCCTAAATTggattattttttaaagctcCTTACTTGCTTTCGAGGAATATTCAAAATCAGAATTGGAGGCCAACTTTGTCCTGTTTTCACAAATAGCTGTGCTCACTTCAATGCTTGATCGACCAGACTCATTTCTCCAAGGTGATTCCACCTGATTAAACAGAAAGATCATCGGGCTTTAGTGTTCCAAATCGTCAATGAATGTGTAGTGCAGTGGTAGAATTAGATATTTGAGGAGACAATAACGTCATTGCGCTCCGTGGTCAGAAGATTCCCATGATGTCTGAGCAatcattttgtcaaaaataacCGCAAATAACTTTCATTCGTCGATCTGAACAACCACGGTaccaaaagcaaaaaaaaatgatCTGCACCAAGAACAATGATAGAGTAAAAGATCTTTGTGGTAAAACATTGAAATCTTGTCAGATTTTTTCTTTGCCTTAAAACTATTGTGGTCTTTGTCGTCAGACTATGTTTTATTTGGCTTATTGTTAAATCCAACCATATAATTATCATTAACAACATGACTCTTTGgctgttttagttttaaagcaTAAGTTTTTGTCCCGATGCCAATACAATATAATACAGCTTTAATACACCACAGAATTTGAAGAAAGGCAATGTCGCTATCGTCACTGGCACATCCCACTGTACATTGCACTGTAGTTGAAAGCCATAAGAAAGACGCAAACAACAACCGTTCAGACAAACTTATAGTATaataatacaacaaaaaactgtGACCTAGTTTTT of the Clavelina lepadiformis chromosome 7, kaClaLepa1.1, whole genome shotgun sequence genome contains:
- the LOC143465523 gene encoding coiled-coil domain-containing protein 43-like, with translation MKVEMAALSGFDDWLCKKLTSLDIDNNVYGAYIVGILEENEEEPMKKEALTEILESVVEDSAILCNEVLQSWQKMKGEKEVKVPEPEKKIDDIIAAHVGVSSGQKIQNNSDQKLTKELDSIKQSVIAMYSSVHDGADFEENPENDVAAKHRNTVDSALKVFQNDNAEKITQAEKMERQKRKEESAKKKEQDRADRELQKIKKTERKDKEKKRTQKKERSR
- the LOC143465522 gene encoding uncharacterized protein LOC143465522 isoform X3 yields the protein MESPAPYSPWSTTTEESAARDDGTLHDLVKSILSEKSPTTTGRNSASLWCNGNGRKISSVDEKPNPIKHSQSSQQLIADSGQELQAESGVPNPRVNRLHSAPLFGSENSSFNASNYSQNAQPFNNSSRFLDKSCNLDYSSDNCSEYFQNLSANKETNKIFMRNEGQKADEGSDLVAKANFIDAHARYKPDNLFMGDLPWNMNLIHHNRNYFGSQDLQFAGDGSEFSKPTTYLGGTTLNTSNYFHSTPQHLANHSGPTPVARMNDYQEQLIQQKFRELGLGNGTPPYSNNNNMMGMRPTDLSQIHLRRVDPVKQQTTPQKLLNHGYGGQEYDSAFPSPIERTTFASPSFHEIATPSQQEQELFRPILPQNDNKVESPWRNESGRSSIEVSTAICENRTKLASNSDFEYSSKARLGNNNNSQMQEQTKHKEQGRKDDGRGLLSAPASLGSFRGKDHGVMPQPPLSTMQQFNLTQPQPNYNPMFNPAAVPAAYFQQPMMPQLLYPASCPQFSSFQPAQFPMNDNQGFSKPPTMEFAANNFPPRVNTTMFNPYMSERGWPFVALGGNPPNMCNSSLSKPARTQSQNKLYIALEECYDQYRSLEKERKKTEAELARCFPGRRVTSSNNTPLPKPPPNPSKVDKLISDQHREHSRVMALLDRMEHLLEGPMLASVTNTMEIQYRYIRESEARRRDEINAWQHVPSGPLLMDDTDMDSLTVTLANTLERLTVATKKARTALWVAMHVTLQRKDSVHEE